In Solanum lycopersicum chromosome 5, SLM_r2.1, the following are encoded in one genomic region:
- the LOC101250991 gene encoding dolichyl-diphosphooligosaccharide--protein glycosyltransferase subunit 1B, which yields MNQLKEKTEESLLFPQKLAMEAMAILRLALVFSILTSFSLLAGSSPSPSTELQIVTAERRIDLTSHIVKVFLTLKVENIGESPASEVLLAFSPTEADRLAVVKAAASAGKKKKKSYVPLDVKPTDLPDGPNGTKYYLIHLLKPLGKGEAISLEVLYILTHSLEPFPVEISQSESQLVYYRDSAKILSPYPIKQQATFLKTPTSRVESFTRVVPTDRANTELRYGPYEEQPSFSYSPIIVHFENNKAFAVVEELVREIEISHWGSIQVTEHYKLVHAGARHKGAFSRVEYQSRPNSGASSFKNLLAELPPRVHSVYYRDNIGNISSSRLRTNFKKSELLIEPRYPLFGGWKSTFVIGYGVPLEDFLFEAADGTRYLNYSFGCPLAETVVDKLTVKVVLPEGSKNPSTVVPFPVEQRTERKYSYLDVVGRTVVVLEKSNVVPEHNSPFQVYYQFSPIYMLAEPLMLTSVFFLFFMACVTYLHLDFSISKIKQT from the exons ATGAATCAGTTAAAAGAGAAGACTGAAGAGAGTTTACTTTTTCCTCAAAAACTAGCAATGGAAGCTATGGCGATCCTTCGATTAGCCCTAGTTTTCTCTATATTGACCTCATTTTCGTTACTCGCCGGATCTTCACCGTCCCCTTCAACGGAGTTGCAGATCGTCACCGCCGAACGCAGA ATTGACTTGACATCACACATTGTGAAGGTGTTCTTGACATTGAAG GTTGAAAATATTGGTGAATCTCCTGCTTCAGAAGTCCTTCTTGCCTTCTCTCCCACAGAAGCTGATCGTCTGGCAGTGGTAAAAGCAGCCGCTTCTGctggaaagaagaaaaagaaatcttATGTGCCTCTAGATGTGAAGCCAACTGACCTGCCTGATGGACCAAATGGAACTAAGTATTATTTAATACATTTGCTTAAGCCATTGGGTAAAGGTGAAGCCATCTCGCTAGAAGTTCTTTATATATTGACACATTCTCTTGAGCCTTTCCCAGTAGAAATAAGCCAGTCGGAGTCTCAATTAGTTTATTACCGTGACAGTGCAAAAATCTTGTCACCTTATCCTATTAAACAACAAGCTACGTTCCTAAAAACACCAACTAGCAGGGTCGAGTCGTTCACAAGAGTTGTGCCTACAGATCGTGCAAACACAGAACTAAGATATGGACCATATGAGGAGCAACCTTCATTTTCATATTCACCTATAATTGTCCATTTTGAAAACAATAAGGCGTTTGCTGTGGTTGAGGAGCTTGTGCGCGAAATTGAAATCTCCCACTGGGGAAGCATACAGGTTACCGAACATTACAAATTGGTACATGCTGGTGCTCGGCATAAAGGTGCTTTCTCGAG GGTTGAATATCAGTCTAGGCCAAACAGTGGTGCTTCCTCATTCAAGAATCTTCTTGCAGAATTGCCACCAAGGGTCCATTCTGTCTACTACAGGGATAACATAGGGAACATTTCGTCCTCTCGCTTGCGCACAAATTTTAAGAAG TCAGAGCTGTTAATAGAACCACGGTATCCTTTATTTGGAGGCTGGAAATCTACTTTTGTCATTGGATATGGGGTTCCACTAGAGGACTTCCTTTTTGAGGCAGCTGATGGCACACGTTACCTGAATTACAGTTTTGGATGTCCGCTTGCAGAAACTGTTGTTGACAAGTTGACTGTCAAA GTTGTGCTGCCAGAAGGATCAAAGAACCCATCCACTGTGGTTCCTTTTCCTGTGGAACAACGGACTGAG agGAAATACTCATATCTTGATGTTGTGGGAAGGACAGTGGTGGTCCTGGAGAAATCCAATGTAGTTCCTGAGCACAACTCCCCTTTCCAG
- the LOC101250694 gene encoding E3 ubiquitin-protein ligase WAV3-like, producing MVSKWGKVKLALGLNLCTYVPKKTLDENDDSGSSTVSESERHSGAALITPATADWDVAPATPRSQVLKLSKSLSRSSKKTCSICLASMKRGDGHAIFTAECSHSFHFQCIASNVKHGNQVCPVCRAEWKEIPLQFPSLDPPIGRARVNPVDWPQNNALMTVIRRLPTTRPTPNRHISPLFQAPEPAIFDDDESLGHQLNSTEKSASDKSSIDGCESCDNRKVKIETYPEVPAVSRSSASANFTVLVQLKAPGSFSVQEPGKTQVNLSQVSQTPRAPVDLVTVLDISGSMAGTKLALLKRAMGFVIQNLGPNDRLAVIAFSSTARRLFPLRRMSETGRQQALQAVNSLVANGGTNIAEGLRKGAKIMEDRKEKNSVTSIILLSDGQDTYTVSNNSGSRQQQPNYKLLLPLSIHGGNSSGFKIPVHAFGFGNDHDASSMHSISEISGGTFSFIETEGVIQDAFAQCIGGLLSVVVKELQVSIECLHPGVCLSSLKAGSYPNRLMSDGHMGTIDVGDLYADEERDFLVSINIPTESSGAETSLLKVKCVYVDPFTKEKVSIRSEDLSIKRPEKAGQESVLIEVDRQQNRVRVAEAMAQARAAAEKGDLVGATSILENSRKLLSESQSAKSHDRLCVALDAELKEMQERMASRNVYEASGRAYILSGLSSHSWQRATARGDSTGGSSLVQAYQTPSMAEMVTRSQATLLSSPSAQRHVRPVWSFASQPKPR from the exons atggtaagCAAATGGGGGAAAGTGAAATTGGCTCTTGGTTTGAATCTTTGTACTTATGTTCCTAAAAAGACACtggatgaaaatgatgatagtGGTAGTTCAACAGTTTCTGAATCAGAGAGGCATTCCGGCGCCGCCCTTATAACGCCGGCGACGGCTGACTGGGATGTTGCTCCGGCGACACCAAGGTCACAAGTGTTGAAGCTTTCCAAGAGCTTAAGTAGATCTTCTAAG AAAACATGCTCAATTTGTTTGGCTTCAATGAAGAGAGGGGATGGCCATGCTATATTCACTGCTGAATGTTCACATTCGTTTCACTTCCAGTGTATTGCTTCAAACGTGAAACATGGAAACCAAGTTTGCCCAGTTTGCAGGGCAGAATGGAAAGAAATTCCTCTGCAGTTTCCCAGCTTAGATCCTCCTATTGGAAGGGCTAGAGTCAATCCTGTGGACTGGCCCCAAAATAATGCACTAATGACTGTAATACGTCGTTTACCAACAACCCGCCCAACACCAAATCGGCATATTTCCCCACTATTTCAGGCTCCTGAGCCAGCCAtctttgatgatgatgaatctTTGGGTCATCAACTCAATTCTACAGAGAAAAGTGCTTCTGATAAGAGTTCAATAGATGGTTGTGAGTCTTGTGACAACAGAAAAGTAAAGATTGAAACTTACCCTGAGGTTCCCGCAGTCTCAAGGTCCAGTGCTTCAGCTAACTTTACTGTGTTAGTCCAGCTGAAGGCTCCTGGTTCATTCTCAGTACAAGAACCAGGCAAAACCCAGGTAAATTTGTCTCAGGTTTCCCAAACGCCTCGTGCTCCTGTTGACCTTGTCACAGTTCTTGACATCAGTGGAAGTATGGCTGGCACCAAACTAGCGTTACTAAAACGAGCTATGGGTTTTGTGATACAGAATCTCGGTCCCAATGATAGACTGGCAGTAATTGCCTTCTCTTCGACTGCTCGCCGCCTCTTCCCTCTTCGTAGGATGTCTGAGACAGGACGGCAGCAAGCACTGCAAGCTGTAAACTCCCTGGTTGCAAATGGAGGGACAAATATTGCTGAAGGCTTGAGAAAGGGCGCCAAGATAATGGAAGACCGCAAGGAAAAGAACTCGGTTACTAGTATAATACTGTTGTCTGATGGTCAAGACACATACACAGTCAGTAATAATTCTGGTAGTAGACAGCAGCAACCTAACTACAAGCTGCTTCTACCCTTGTCCATTCATGGTGGAAATAGTTCAGGGTTTAAAATACCAGTACATGCTTTCGGGTTTGGTAATGATCACGATGCTTCGTCAATGCATTCAATATCAGAGATTTCAGGAGGAACATTTTCATTTATTGAGACAGAAGGTGTCATACAGGATGCTTTTGCACAGTGCATTGGAGGCCTTCTCAGTGTTGTAGTCAAGGAGCTTCAGGTAAGCATTGAGTGTCTTCACCCAGGTGTCTGTCTTAGCTCTTTAAAAGCAGGAAGCTATCCAAACCGCTTAATGTCTGATGGACACATGGGAACAATTGATGTTGGAGATCTATATGCTGATGAAGAGAGGGATTTTCTGGTTTCAATCAATATCCCTACTGAATCTTCAGGTGCAGAAACATCATTGTTAAAGGTTAAGTGTGTATATGTGGATCCCTTCACGAAAGAGAAGGTTTCCATCAGAAGTGAAGATCTAAGTATCAAGAGACCTGAAAAGGCTGGACAAGAGAGTGTTTTGATTGAAGTAGACAGGCAGCAGAACAGGGTCCGAGTGGCCGAGGCAATGGCACAGGCACGAGCTGCTGCTGAGAAAGGAGACCTAGTTGGCGCGACTTCCATCCTAGAGAACTCCAGAAAGTTGTTGTCAGAGTCACAGTCTGCTAAATCTCATGACCGGCTTTGTGTTGCACTTGATGCTGAGCTCAAGGAGATGCAGGAGAGGATGGCAAGCAGAAATGTATACGAAGCATCAGGAAGGGCATATATCTTGTCAGGGCTGAGCTCACACTCGTGGCAGAGAGCAACAGCACGAGGTGACTCCACAGGTGGATCAAGTCTTGTCCAAGCCTATCAAACCCCTTCCATGGCTGAGATGGTAACTCGATCTCAGGCTACATTACTGTCTAGCCCTTCAGCTCAAAGACATGTTCGACCAGTGTGGTCATTTGCATCACAACCAAAGCCTAGGTAA